TTTTGTTCCTTCTATTTTACTTTTCATTATCTTGCCACCTTCTACATAATTCACATATTATGTTATCATATTTTGTCTAATTTTTCTATTATATGTATTATATTTTAAGTGAAATTATTTAAAAAATTTTGATGAAACGATTTCCTTATGTATTTATTATGTGAAAGGTGGTCATTTATTATTAATGGAAAAATACAATTATGCCTAAACCTAAGAATTATTTTATTAAAAAGGTCATGATTAAAGGTTATCTAACCTTTATTTCATGACCTTTTTTCTTACTATTTTAGGAAAATAAAACTCTGTCACTTAATCCTTCCTGTTTTCCCTGAACTTTTTCGAAGGATTTAAGTAGTTTATCTATGGTTAATCTGCTTTTTTCTTCTCCTCTTACGTCCATAACTATCTTGCCCTCGTGCATCATAAATAGTCTGTTCCCTAAGGTTATGGCATGATTTAAGTTGTGGGTAACCATGAGGGTAGTTATTTTATTTTCCACTATTATTTTATCTGTAATTTCTATTATACGTTCTGAGGTTTTAGGATCCAGAGCTGCTATATGCTCATCTAAAAGTAATAGTTTGGGCTTGCACATTACTGCCATTATTAAAGATAAAGCCTGTCTTTGCCCGCCAGATAAAAGATTTACTTTGGTATTAAGTTTATCTTCCAATCCCAGATTTATCTGAGACAGTATTTCAATGAAAAGCTTAGTATTGTTTTTATTTACACACATTGTGAGTCCATACCTTTTTCCTTTATTGTAGGCTATAGACATATTTTCTAGTATAGTCATATTGGGCGAAACGCCTTTTGAGGGATCCTGAAATACTCTTCCTATATGTCTGGTTCTTTTATATTCAGGAAGCTTACTTATTTCCTCACCATTTAATATTATAGAACCTTCATCGGCACTTAAAGTACCGCATATTAAATTGAGCAGAGTTGACTTTCCAGCACCGTTACTGCCTATTATAGTGACAAAATCACCTTCTTCTACTGTTAAAGATAAATTGTCATATAATATATTTTCATTTAAAGTATTTTTATTAAATACTTTATGCAGTTTTTGTATCTTTAACATAGGACTCACCTCCAAGATTATGTTTCTTGGTTTTGAAACTTAATTTTTTTCCATTTAAGGATAGAGCCAGAATTACTATTAAGGCAGTTACCAATTTTAAATCATTAGACTGGAGGTTACACAAAAGTGCTAATGCTATTGCACCCTTATATAATATAGAACCCAGTAGTGCTGTAGTAGTGGATTTTAATAACTTTATTCTTCCAAATACAGATTCTCCTAGAATAACTGCTGCAAGACCCATTACTACAGTTCCAGTTCCCATTCCCACATCAGAAAAGCCTTGATATTGGGCCATCATTGAACCAGATAAAGCTACCAGTCCATTTGAAATGGCAAGTCCAATTAATTTTATATTATCTTTATTAAGACTAAGAGAAGTTACCAATTGTTCATTATCCCCTACAGCCTTTAATGCAAATCCCATTTTAGTTTTTAAAAATAAATCCAAAAGTACTTTTACTATAACCATAATAATAAACAGTATCAATAGAAGATTTATATTATTTGAAAATATGGTTTTTTGTCCAAATAAGGGCACATTAGATTTTGTCATTATTCTTAAATTTATAGAATATAGACCTATCATTACCAAGATACCAGATAAAAGGTTGCTTATTTTTAATTTTACATGGAGAATTCCTGTAAAAATTCCCCCCACACATCCAGCACCAAAAGATAAAATAGATGCTGCAAAGGGATTCATTCCTTTTACTATACATATGGCAGTTACAGCAGCACCCAAAGGAAAGGTACCATCTACGGACAAATCAGGAAAATCCAATATTCTAAAGGTTATATATACTCCAAAAGCTGCTATGGAGAATATAAGTCCCTGTTGTAATACACTTATTAGTATATCCACTAATTAACTCCTCCCTTTACTTTTTCAGCTTTAGAGTTTAAATCATCTGGAATAGTTATATTGAGCTTTTTAACTGCATCTTCATTTATAACAAGTTGCATGTCCTTTAAAGTGGTAATAGGAAGTTCACTAGGTTTTTTACCGTTTATCATTTCTACCGCCATAAGACCTGTTTGGTAGCCTAATTTAGTGTAATCGATGCCTGTAGTGGCAAGAGCACCACCAGTTACCTGTCCTTTTTCAGAACCAATTACAGGTATATTTTTCTTGTAACATGTGTTTACTACGGTAGCTATAGATGAAACAACTGCATTGTCTGTAGGTACGTATAATGCATCAATTTTTCCAACTATGGAATCTAAAGATTGAGGAACTTCACTTACATTTGTAACTCCTGCTGTTACAATTTCTAATCCGTAAGTTGGAGCAGCTTTTTTAGCATTCTCCACCTGAATTTGTGAGTTGGTTTCACTGGTGTTGTATACAATACCTAACTTTTTAGCATTAGGCACCAATTTCTTTAAAAGTTCAAATTGTTTTCCTATTGGTAGATCATCTGAAGTTCCTGTTACATTAGTTCCAGAGTTTTCAAGAGATTTTGCAATTCCCGATTTAACCGGGTCTGTTACTGCGGTTATAAGTATAGGAATATCCTTGGTAGCATTATAAGCTGCCTGGGCAGAAGGAGTTGCTATTGCAAGGATCAAATCTTCTTTTTGTGACACAAAGTTTTGAGCTATACTTTGAGTTGTAGGCATATCGCCCTGGGCATTTTGATAATTTATCTTAATGTTTTTACCATCTTCATATCCTTTTGCCTTTAATGCCTCTATAAAACCTTTTCTAGCGGAATCAAGAGCCGGGTGTTCTATAAATTGGGTAATACCAATTTTAATTACTTCTTTGTCCTTAATAGTTGATTTAGAACTGCTTGATGATGTCCCACCACATCCTCCTAGAATTGATGCAGCCAATAAAAATACTGCAAGAAATGAAAGCTTTTTCTTTCCTACCATACTACTCATCCTCCAAAATAATATTTTATATTGTATTTATATATTGAAGTGTATAGGATATATAGCAAAAATAAAAAAAAGTTCTGTGTCAGCAGAACTTTAGATAACAGAAAAATTTTTTTGTAACTTAAAATTTTTATATCTTTAGACTATATTATGTTCTACATAAACTACCAATTCTACTTAATCAAGTTCAATATAGTATTTTTTATTTTAAAATTACTATGTTATAGATTCTGCCATACTACATTATATTTTTATATAAAACTAGCCTACAATATATAAATATACGACATAATTATACTTTATATAGTATAGCTTGTCAAACACCATAAAATGCACTTTTTAGAAGTTTTTATATAGGAATAGAACGATGTCCAAGTCCGATTACTACCTCATTTAAATGCAGTAATCCTATGCTCATGAATATACATACACTTATATGTTCCTTATTTCTCGCTATACCGATTTTACCTCCTACATTCAGTCCATTTGCTTTTTGAATAATTTGAAAAAGTGCCTCTCTAGTAGCACCTGCTATAGCACCATCGTGTACATGATAATTTTCTCTTATAAGTCCTCTCTTTTTAGATGCTACCAGGGCTCTTTCAATTATTTTTGGTATACTGTTGTTGATATTTCCACCTATGTCTACAGCAGCAGTTAAAATACCTTTATCCTCGAAAAAGTCCTCTAATTTTTTTTCACTTTCCCTAGAGGATATGGACATTTCTATAGAAGCCTTTGCTACATCAGTACTTTCTATAATCATATATTTCGCCTCCATAATTAAATGAATTATTTTTGTGCCGTTAAGCCATAAAAGTTTTCACCTATACTTACAAGGGATATATTTGAAAATTTAATTTTATCTAATACTTTCATAAGGTGAAATTTATCTAATCTATGTTCTAGAGGAGGGCCAAATTCTCCCTGAATCTTTTCCCATTCTACAACAGCTAGTCGTCCTTTAGGAGAGAGAATTCTTCTAATTTCATTTAAAAGTTTTTCTTTATCTAATGCTTCGTGAAGTACATTACTTATAAAGGCAAAGGATATTGTGTTGTCTTCCAACTTTAAATTATTTTCTGATGTTAATAAAGTTCTTATATTAGAAGCAATGTTATGCTTTTTTATATTTATTTCAACTTCCTGAAGCATTTCGGGCAGAATATCCATTGCAAATATTTTTCCCCTCTCTCCTACGATTTTACATGCTGGTATTGAGAAATATCCAATTCCACAGCCTATATCTGCCATTATATCGCCCTGTTGTAATCCAAGTTTTATAAGGGTTTCCTCAGGGGGAAGCAATCTCCTCCTAGTGGCATTATCCAGTTTATGCTTATTTTTTGCATCAAATTTATGAGTCATAAGTTATAAAGTCACCTCCAAATATATTATTAAATGTTCTTTGTTTTTTAGTATTCTTTTTTTCATAATACTATATCAATAATTTATTTTCAATTTTTTAAATTGGCATTTGACAATAATAATAAATAGTAGTATTATGAAAGTGGCAAATGCCAATATAGATATAGGAGATGATTTTGTGTCAGAGTGTAATTCATGCCCGTTAAATGGTGGGTGCAGCAAGGATAAGGAAAATTGTATGGTTAAAAACAATCCCTATAATAATGTAAAAAAAATTATTGGTGTTATGAGTGGTAAAGGGGGAGTGGGAAAATCATCAATTTCTGTTCTTATAGCCAGACACTTGAAAGACATGGGATATAGTGTGGGAATTTTGGATGCAGATGTAACAGGACCAAGTATTCCTAATTTAATGGGTCTAAGAGGGAAGAAAGCAGAAACCAATGAAGAATTTATATTACCTGTAGAAACACAAAGTGGAATAAAAACGATATCATTGAATTTACTTTTACAAGATGAAAACCAACCGGTTATATGGAGGGGACCGCTAATATCTGGAGCAGTAAAACAATTTTGGACAGATGTAATATGGGGAGAACTTGATTATCTGGTAATTGACATGCCACCTGGAACAGCAGATGTTGCACTTACAGTAATGCAGTCTATTCCTATAAGTGGTTTAGTTATGGTATCTATACCACAGGATTTAGTTTCTATGATAGTTTCAAAAGCTGTGAATATGGCAAAGGCCATGAATATTAATATTTTAGGTGTTATTGAAAATATGAGTTATATAGCCTGTCCCCACTGCGGAAAAAAGATAAAACTTTTTAACGCAGAAGGTACGGGGAAATTTTTAAAGGATATGGATTTAAAACTTTTAGGGGAACTTCCCATGTTAAGCAGTATAAGTAGTTTATCAGAACAAGAAGGTAAAGGTATAGATGAAAGCCTTGAAAAGGTTTTTAATCCTATTGTTACTAATATTATAAGTGGTTTGGAGGAAAAACGATGAAGATAGCAATTTCAGCACATGGGGTGGAGGTAGAAAGTTTGTTGGATGTGAGATTTGGAAGATGTAAGTATTTTCAAATTCATGATACTGAAGGGGGAGAAATTAAGATACTAGAAAATAAGGGCCAATTTTCGGGAGGTGGTGCTGGTATTGCAGCGGCACAACAAGTGCTTGATGAAAATGTGGATGCTATAATCACTGGAAGTTTGGGACCTAATGCCTTTAAAATCATTAACAAATCAGGAATTAAAGTTTATAAGTGTGAAAGCATTGCTGTGAGTTCTATTTTGGGAAAATTTGAAAAAGATGAACTTAAAGAGTTAACCCAGTCAGGACCGGCGCATCATGGAATCTAAAATGGGATTTTAAGGAGGAAGTAACTTGAATATAGCAGTATTAAGTGGAAAAGGAGGTACAGGTAAAACTACTGTGTCTACAAATATTGCCCTTGCATTAAAGGCCAGTTATGTGGATTGTGATGTAGAAGAACCAAATGGATTCTTATTTTTGAAACCGCATATTGAAAAGACAGAACAGGTTAAGGTAGAATACCCATTTATAGATGATGAAAAATGTATTTCCTGTGGTTTATGTGTAGAAGTCTGTGAATTCAATGCCCTTGCAAAGGTTAGAGATGATATTATATTATTTCAGAAGCTATGTCATGGTTGTGGTGCCTGTAAAATTATATGTAAGCAGGATGCGCTAAGTTATAGGTATAGAAATACCGGTAAAATAGAAAAGGGTTACGCACAAAATATAGAATGTGTAAGGGGAGTACTTGATGTGGGAGAACCTATGGCAGTACCTGTAATAAAACAGCTTTTAGAAAATGTGCCACAGGGAGTAAATATAATTGACTGCAGTCCAGGCACTTCCTGTAATGTAGTAAATACTATGAGATATGCAAAAGGGGCAATACTTGTTACAGAACCAACCGAATTTGGATTTCATGACCTTAAAATGGCTATAGAAGTGGTGAAAATATTTAATATTCCTTTTGGAATAATTATAAATAAAGATAATGGTGAGGACAATGTAATAAAAAAGTACTGCAGGGAAAAAAATGTACCTTTAATAGGCAGTATTGCCTATAGTAAAAATATAGCTGAAATTTATTCAAAGGGAGAAATTCTATATAATAATCCTGAATATAAAAGGGCATTTGATGACATGGCAGAAGGTGTATTGGAGGTGCTAAAGTGGAACTAGTAATATTAAGCGGAAAAGGAGGCACCGGAAAGACCACAATTGCAACAGCATTATCAGAACTTGCCAAAGATGTGGTTAGAATAGATTGTGATGTAGATGCTCCTAATTTATATCTTTTTTACAAGGGTGTAGATATAGAAAAAAAAGATTTTTACGGCGGCAAAAAAGCAGTTATAAATGAGCATTATTGTAATAGATGTGGAAAATGTGAAATTACATGTAAATTTAATGCCATAAAAGATTATGTGGTAGATGGTTTTCTCTGTGAAGGTTGTGGAACATGTACTTTGATATGTCCTGAAAAAGCAATTAAGCTGGTGGAGGATAAATCAGCTGAAACTTTTATTACAAGTACAAACAAAGGTATAATTTCTAGGGCACAGATGAACATAGGAAGCGATGGCTCAGGAAAGTTAGTGACTTTTTTGAGGAATAACGGTAAAAAGTTTAATGCAAAAGATACACTAACAATTATTGATGCTTCTCCGGGAATAGGATGTCCTGTTATTTCATCTGTAACCGGCAGTGATGCAGTATTACTTGTTACCGAACCCACAAAATCTGGACTTGAGGATTTGAAGAGAGTGACTGCATTATGTATGAGTTTTGAATTATTTATTATGATATGTATAAATAAGTATGATATAAATTACAATATCACCGTGGAAATAGAAAAATTTGTAGCAGAAAAAGAGTTAGAGTTAGTGGGAAAAATACCTTATGATGATACCGTAATAAAATCAATAAATGAGTTGAAATCAATTATATACTATGAAAATAGTGAGGCCTGTAGATCCGTTAAGGAAATGTGGGTTAATATAAAAAAACATATTTATTAAAAATTTTGAAATGGAGGAATGTATAAATGAAAAAAGCAGTGGACTTTTATGAAGAAGGATATAATTGTGCAGAATCTATAATAAAGGTAGTAAATGAAGAAAAAAACTTAAATATTCCGGTATCAATAGCTAGTCCTTTTGGAAGGGGAATGACTGTGGGAAGCAGTTGTGGGGCAATAACAGGAGCACTTATGGCTTTAGGTGCAATAAAAGGAAGAAAAGAAGCAGTGGAACCTAATCAGTCAAGAGATTATACAAAAAAAATTATGGGTAAAATAAAGGAGAAATATGGAACATTCCAGTGTGCAGAATTAAAGAAAAAGGGTGTATCCTGTGCTGAAATAATTGAATATACCCATGGTGTTTTAAAAGAGTATATAGATTAATTTTATAATAATAAAACATACTATTTAAGGAGGATATTTTTATGAAAATAGCAGTTGCAAGTGAGGGAAAATATATAAGTGGACATTTTGGACATTGTGATGGATTTACAATTTATCAGATAGAGGATAAAAAAATAAAAAATGAGGAATTTAAACCTAATCCAGGACATAAGCCAGGATATTTACCGGTATTTTTAAAGGAACTTGATGTAAATGTAGTAATATCAGGAGGAATGGGTGCCACTGCTCAGCAGCTTTTCAATGAAAATGGAATAGAGGTTGTGGTAGGAACTGAGGGCTTATGCGGTGCTGCCGTAGAAAAATTTATAAAAGGTGAACTTAAATCCACAGGTAGTGTATGTACTGAACATGCCCATGAAGGTCACTGCAGCGAGTAATATTTAATAATATGGATAAAAATCTTTTGTTATACAAAAAGTTAATTAAAAATAAAGGATATGAGTTCACTATACAGAAGAGAATTTTGCTTTTAGAGATGATAAATGCAAATACCCATTTATCTGTAAAGCAAATTTATGAAAGAATTAAAGACAAAAATGTTGGTCTTGCTACAGTATACAGAAGTTTAAAGATATTTGGTGAGCTTGGTATAGTAAAAAAAATCAATGTTGATAATATCAATTACTATGAGATAAAAATTTTTAGCGGGAAACCTCTTCATGTACATTTTAAATGTGATAAATGTAATAGTATAATAGATGTAGATAATCTAGAGCAGGATCTTTCATATATCAAGCTAAATAAAAAAATTGAAGAAAAAAATGATTTAGAAATATATGATGTAGATATCATGTTAAAAGGACTGTGCAGTAAATGCAAAGGAGGATAAAACATGGCAAGACCAATAAAATTTAGGAAAGTAGAATTTTTTCCTAAAAGCACCTATTTTGTACCTTGGGGAAAGGCTAAATGCAAAATTAGTGAAACAGTTTTAAAAGTGGAAGAGCTTGAGGCCATGAGGTTGAAAGATATTGAGGAATTGAACCAGGAAGAATGTGCTGAAAAGATGCAGGTATCCAGACAGACTTTTCAAAATATAATTGATAGTGCAAGAAAAAAGGTGGCTGTGGCTTTGACACAGGGAAATGCTATAAGAATAAGTGGGGGGAATTACACAACTAATTTTTGTAAATTTAAGTGTTTTGATTGTGGTGAACTATATGAAGTGAATTATGAACAGGACAGACTTCTTTGTCCTGTTTGTGGTTCACAAAGGGTTTTATGCAGTAAAAAAGCAGATTTTTGCACAAAATGGTGTAAAAATAATAAGTGTGAGTAGTATATTTTAGGGGGATGAAAAGTATGTTTACAAGTGAATATACAGATACTGTTATTGAGCATTTTATGTGTCCTAGAAATGTAGGTATCATAGATGATTCAAATGGTGAGGGAAAAGCTGGAGATGCATCCTGTGGAGATTCATTAAATATATATATTAGGGTAGAAGACAATATAATAGAGGATATCAGTTTTTTAGTTTATGGGTGTCCTGCATCTATAGCTACAAGTAGTATGACAACAGAACTAGCAAAGAAGAAAACCTTAGAAGAGGCATTATCTATTGGAGAAGATGATATAATAGATGCCCTAGGAGGATTACCGGATCATAAAAAACACTGTTCTAATCTTGGTGTTGAAGCTTTAAGAAGTGCCATTTATGATTATCTTTATGAAGATAAAAAATAAAATGTTTAAAAAGGTGAGAAGTAAAAGTTGGGCTATATAGTAATTTAAGGTATGTAATGATATAATCTATTTATAACTTTTATTGTAATTAGTGAATGTACTTTTTTCTATTTACATGTATGTTGAAAATTATATTTAGGGAGATGGTTTTATGAACTTTGAACTCACCAAAGAACAACAAATGATTAGAGATAATGTTCGAAAGTTTGCAGAAGCAAAAATCGAGCCTATTGCATTTCAACTAGATGAGAAAAATATGTTTCCTGAGAAAATAGTTAATGAGATGGGAGAACTATCTATTATGGGACTTCCATATCCAAAAGAATATGGGGGCGAAGGAAAAGATGTATTGAGTTATGCTATTGCGGTAGAAGAACTATCAAGGGTAGACGCAGGTGTGGGTGTTATATTATCTGCACACACATCTCTTGGAACTTGGCCCATCATGGAATTTGGGACAAAAGAACAAAAAGAAAAATATCTAGTTCCACTGGCTTCTGGCAAAAAAATTGCCGCTTTTGGTCTTACAGAGCCTAATGCTGGAAGTGATGCAGGTAAAACAGAAACTACAGCGGTTTTAGAAGGAGATTATTATATTATAAATGGCTCTAAGGTATTTATAACGAATGCTGATTATGCGGATACTTATGTAATATTTGCAGTTACAACTCCGGGGTTGGGAACTAAGGGGATAAGTGCCTTTATTATTGAAAAAGGTATGGATGGATTTACTTTTGGTACTCATTATAATAAAATGGGTATACGTTCTTCTGCTACTGCAGAACTTTT
This genomic interval from Clostridium kluyveri contains the following:
- a CDS encoding ABC transporter substrate-binding protein, with product MVGKKKLSFLAVFLLAASILGGCGGTSSSSSKSTIKDKEVIKIGITQFIEHPALDSARKGFIEALKAKGYEDGKNIKINYQNAQGDMPTTQSIAQNFVSQKEDLILAIATPSAQAAYNATKDIPILITAVTDPVKSGIAKSLENSGTNVTGTSDDLPIGKQFELLKKLVPNAKKLGIVYNTSETNSQIQVENAKKAAPTYGLEIVTAGVTNVSEVPQSLDSIVGKIDALYVPTDNAVVSSIATVVNTCYKKNIPVIGSEKGQVTGGALATTGIDYTKLGYQTGLMAVEMINGKKPSELPITTLKDMQLVINEDAVKKLNITIPDDLNSKAEKVKGGVN
- a CDS encoding C-GCAxxG-C-C family (seleno)protein, yielding MKKAVDFYEEGYNCAESIIKVVNEEKNLNIPVSIASPFGRGMTVGSSCGAITGALMALGAIKGRKEAVEPNQSRDYTKKIMGKIKEKYGTFQCAELKKKGVSCAEIIEYTHGVLKEYID
- a CDS encoding P-loop NTPase, encoding MNIAVLSGKGGTGKTTVSTNIALALKASYVDCDVEEPNGFLFLKPHIEKTEQVKVEYPFIDDEKCISCGLCVEVCEFNALAKVRDDIILFQKLCHGCGACKIICKQDALSYRYRNTGKIEKGYAQNIECVRGVLDVGEPMAVPVIKQLLENVPQGVNIIDCSPGTSCNVVNTMRYAKGAILVTEPTEFGFHDLKMAIEVVKIFNIPFGIIINKDNGEDNVIKKYCREKNVPLIGSIAYSKNIAEIYSKGEILYNNPEYKRAFDDMAEGVLEVLKWN
- a CDS encoding Mrp/NBP35 family ATP-binding protein; protein product: MSECNSCPLNGGCSKDKENCMVKNNPYNNVKKIIGVMSGKGGVGKSSISVLIARHLKDMGYSVGILDADVTGPSIPNLMGLRGKKAETNEEFILPVETQSGIKTISLNLLLQDENQPVIWRGPLISGAVKQFWTDVIWGELDYLVIDMPPGTADVALTVMQSIPISGLVMVSIPQDLVSMIVSKAVNMAKAMNINILGVIENMSYIACPHCGKKIKLFNAEGTGKFLKDMDLKLLGELPMLSSISSLSEQEGKGIDESLEKVFNPIVTNIISGLEEKR
- a CDS encoding iron-sulfur cluster assembly scaffold protein, producing MFTSEYTDTVIEHFMCPRNVGIIDDSNGEGKAGDASCGDSLNIYIRVEDNIIEDISFLVYGCPASIATSSMTTELAKKKTLEEALSIGEDDIIDALGGLPDHKKHCSNLGVEALRSAIYDYLYEDKK
- a CDS encoding ATP-binding protein — its product is MELVILSGKGGTGKTTIATALSELAKDVVRIDCDVDAPNLYLFYKGVDIEKKDFYGGKKAVINEHYCNRCGKCEITCKFNAIKDYVVDGFLCEGCGTCTLICPEKAIKLVEDKSAETFITSTNKGIISRAQMNIGSDGSGKLVTFLRNNGKKFNAKDTLTIIDASPGIGCPVISSVTGSDAVLLVTEPTKSGLEDLKRVTALCMSFELFIMICINKYDINYNITVEIEKFVAEKELELVGKIPYDDTVIKSINELKSIIYYENSEACRSVKEMWVNIKKHIY
- a CDS encoding Fur family transcriptional regulator, translating into MDKNLLLYKKLIKNKGYEFTIQKRILLLEMINANTHLSVKQIYERIKDKNVGLATVYRSLKIFGELGIVKKINVDNINYYEIKIFSGKPLHVHFKCDKCNSIIDVDNLEQDLSYIKLNKKIEEKNDLEIYDVDIMLKGLCSKCKGG
- a CDS encoding ABC transporter permease — its product is MDILISVLQQGLIFSIAAFGVYITFRILDFPDLSVDGTFPLGAAVTAICIVKGMNPFAASILSFGAGCVGGIFTGILHVKLKISNLLSGILVMIGLYSINLRIMTKSNVPLFGQKTIFSNNINLLLILFIIMVIVKVLLDLFLKTKMGFALKAVGDNEQLVTSLSLNKDNIKLIGLAISNGLVALSGSMMAQYQGFSDVGMGTGTVVMGLAAVILGESVFGRIKLLKSTTTALLGSILYKGAIALALLCNLQSNDLKLVTALIVILALSLNGKKLSFKTKKHNLGGESYVKDTKTA
- a CDS encoding NifB/NifX family molybdenum-iron cluster-binding protein, which encodes MKIAISAHGVEVESLLDVRFGRCKYFQIHDTEGGEIKILENKGQFSGGGAGIAAAQQVLDENVDAIITGSLGPNAFKIINKSGIKVYKCESIAVSSILGKFEKDELKELTQSGPAHHGI
- a CDS encoding DUF134 domain-containing protein translates to MARPIKFRKVEFFPKSTYFVPWGKAKCKISETVLKVEELEAMRLKDIEELNQEECAEKMQVSRQTFQNIIDSARKKVAVALTQGNAIRISGGNYTTNFCKFKCFDCGELYEVNYEQDRLLCPVCGSQRVLCSKKADFCTKWCKNNKCE
- a CDS encoding ABC transporter ATP-binding protein, with amino-acid sequence MLKIQKLHKVFNKNTLNENILYDNLSLTVEEGDFVTIIGSNGAGKSTLLNLICGTLSADEGSIILNGEEISKLPEYKRTRHIGRVFQDPSKGVSPNMTILENMSIAYNKGKRYGLTMCVNKNNTKLFIEILSQINLGLEDKLNTKVNLLSGGQRQALSLIMAVMCKPKLLLLDEHIAALDPKTSERIIEITDKIIVENKITTLMVTHNLNHAITLGNRLFMMHEGKIVMDVRGEEKSRLTIDKLLKSFEKVQGKQEGLSDRVLFS
- a CDS encoding class I SAM-dependent methyltransferase yields the protein MTHKFDAKNKHKLDNATRRRLLPPEETLIKLGLQQGDIMADIGCGIGYFSIPACKIVGERGKIFAMDILPEMLQEVEINIKKHNIASNIRTLLTSENNLKLEDNTISFAFISNVLHEALDKEKLLNEIRRILSPKGRLAVVEWEKIQGEFGPPLEHRLDKFHLMKVLDKIKFSNISLVSIGENFYGLTAQK
- a CDS encoding HutP family protein, with amino-acid sequence MIIESTDVAKASIEMSISSRESEKKLEDFFEDKGILTAAVDIGGNINNSIPKIIERALVASKKRGLIRENYHVHDGAIAGATREALFQIIQKANGLNVGGKIGIARNKEHISVCIFMSIGLLHLNEVVIGLGHRSIPI
- a CDS encoding NifB/NifX family molybdenum-iron cluster-binding protein yields the protein MKIAVASEGKYISGHFGHCDGFTIYQIEDKKIKNEEFKPNPGHKPGYLPVFLKELDVNVVISGGMGATAQQLFNENGIEVVVGTEGLCGAAVEKFIKGELKSTGSVCTEHAHEGHCSE